The genomic window GCCCCACAACAGTAGGACGAGGGGATCTCTTATCCCACAGCACAACAAAAGGGGGGAAGAGCCGCGAGCAGCAGCTCCGAGCCTCCCTGCGCTCAGCCCATCTTTTTGGGGCAGGGGCGGAGGGAAAAGTCCCGGGACGCCCCCAACCCCCTGAGATCTTGCACCACGTTCCCTCTAGTTTTTAACCCCGGGGGGGGGATGCTCTGCACCCTCAGCCctctggggccgggggctgcgggacaGCCCCCCCggcatggggcagggggggacgGACACGGGCCCGGGCTgcgggggggaggaggggcCGGCTGGTTGcggtttttttctctctattttttttttttccctgcgaTCCTCGGGAAGGCGAGAGCTGGAGCGGGTCGGTGCCATGGAAAACAAAAGGGCCCGGGGGACcgggagggggaggagaagcCGAGGGGGGGGCCGAGGGAGCCGCAGCCGCCAGCACCGGAGCCGCGGAGGGAGAGCGAGGGGCGACCCCGTCCCCGGGAAGCCCACGGGGCCGGtgatggggccggggggggcttgggggaccggggggatttgggggaccGGGGAGGCACGGGGGGGGGCGTTGTGCACGGCTCTGGTATGCGCCAGCCCCGTAGCATCGGGTGTAGGGGAGGGACTTGGGGGGTGCCGGGGGCGCCCCAAAGGGATCCAGGACCCGGCCCTAACCCCCGGACGCTTCCcacccccccacatccccccgtTACAGCCACCCCAGCCCGGTTTTCGCAagtcgcccccccccccctcgggcTGTTGCGCAGGGTTTTGGTGCCGCCAACCCCTTTCCCCTCCCGCTGGAagtgccagggctggggaaaCAAAGGGGGTCCCGCTGCCAGCTCCCCGCAGAGCCGGGCTGTAACCTTtcccgagggggggggggcagcctgcACGCAGCCCCCGGCAAGGCGAGCGAGGAGTTAGCTCTGCCCTTGGCAGCCGAAAGCGTCGTAAAACCTTCCAGCAGCTCAGGACCCCGCGCTCTGCTGAGAAAAAGCAGTCGggaagctgtttttcttctctccatggAAAAAACCGTGGAGGCCGGGGGTTGGTTTGAGGGCTGGATGTGTGCCGAGAAGCCCGAAAGTCTGGTGCTTTGGGGGGAGaagggctgaggctgggggggggggaaagggctGAAGTGCTCCGGAGAGGGAGAGATGGAGTGAACTCTGAACCCGGAGCTTGTACGGCGCGTCCAAGCCCAGGAGGGATGCAGGATTCCCAGAATAAGGAAGCGGCGTCCCGGGGCAGGGGGGACATCTTGGTGAGGAGCTGGTGCGGGGAGGAAGCGTTTGGGGATCCCGGGGGTAGCCGAAAGCTCTCGGCGCAGCCATACCTTGCTCAGATTTGGGAATATTTCACCCATTCCTCGCTACCGCACCGGCAAGCCGCcgcggagcagagcagggctgtttCCTGTTAGCGCTTggcgaggagcagcagagccccagcccGCCTGGCCCCAGCGAGCCAGGCCCCCCCTTCACGCCCCCTGTCTCTGTCCCCAGGAGGAAGGATGAGGccactgctgtgctgcctgggcATCGCCGCGCTGCTGGGGCGCAGCCTGGCCTGCCCCAGCGCCTGCTCCTGCTCCGCCAAGAAGAACGGGCGGCTGCTGGCCGAGTGCGCCtacaaggagctgctggaggtgccccGGGGGCTGTCCCCCAACGTCTCCATCCTCACCCTGTCGGCCAACAGGATCGGCTGGCTGCGGCGGGGCGCCTTCGCCGAGGTGCCCGAGGTGCAGTCGCTGTGGCTGGGCTACAACCAGATCGGCGCCGTGGAGCCGGGGGCTTTCGCGCTCCTGGCGCAGCTGAAGAACCTGGACCTGAGCCACAACAAGATTACAGATTTCCCCTGGCAGGACCTCCGCAACCTCAGCGGCTTGCAGATCCTAAAGATGAACAACAACCGGCTGGCCGGGCTGCCCCGGGATGCCTTCCACGCCCTGAAGGACCTGCGCTCGCTGTGGCTGAACGACAACCAGCTCACCACGCTGGCCGAGGGCACCTTCGACAAGCTGCCCtccctgtcccagctgcagatCTTCAACAACCCCTTCAACTGCTCCTGCAAGGTCTTCTGGCTGAAGAGGTGGACCGAGAGCACCTCCGTCTCCATCACCAAGGGGGGAGCCACGCTGTGCGTGGCTCCGGGCAGGCTGAAGGGACGGGCGGTGACGGACATCCCCGAGCACCACTGCGTCGCCCCATCCGTGCAGCTCACCTACCTCTCCAACCTGGACAACTCGGTCACGTACGACGGCCTCACCCTGACGCTGCACTGCAGCGTGGCGGGCAGCCCCCCGCCGGAGATCCGCTGGAAGATCCAGACCTCCAGCCGCGGCGTCGAGATCAACGGCCCCACCGTGGCGCGGGATGGGAACGCCAAGCAGAGCCAGGAGCGCTTCTTGGTCTTCAAGAACGGCACCATGGCCATCCCCAGGTTCAGCAAGGAGGATGAGGGCATCTACACCTGCCTCGCCGTCAACGATGTGGGCACGCGGGAGGTCTCGGTCAACGTGGCTTTGGCCGGGTCGGAAAATCCAGCCGAAGACCTGCTGCAGGATGACCCCCAGGCCAGCCAGCTCGGGGGCCAGAGCTGCTACAAGGGTGATGAAATGGATCCGTCCGGGGCCGGGGAAAAGCTGGTGATCGTGTACCACATGCCGAGGGAGTCCAAGAGCAAGGCTGGAGGTGCCGTGCCCCACGTCCAGCTGGGGACCCTCCTGCTGGCTTTGGGCATTGCGCTGAGCTGGTAAAGGGGGAGAAGGAAACGGTGCCCGGGGGGCTCCCCCCTCTTTCTGTATCATTTATCTTCACGTAGTGCCACGCGTTTGCTGAGCTTCTGGGAACTGCGGGCGGCTGGGAGTCCAAGGGGGCCTGGAGCCATCCCCTCCTCGATGGGGGCTTGAGAGCTTCAAATGGGCTCGGGGGAAATGTGACGtggggcagctcagcaccatgctgctgctttccaggcACCCACGTCTGCCACCAGCTCCCCTCCGAGACCAAAacggggctgcaggggtgaagCCCACCCCCCAGGGGGCAACCCCCCAGCCTCAGAGCCCCTCCCCACCAGCCCTCCTccacccgcagcccccggggtgGGCAGGGGACACAAAGGCCACGTCCCCACCCCGTCCAGGTGCTGGGTGTCAGCCAGGAGCACCCTTCCTGCCACCAGCCTCCCGTGGAGCACTGGGGGCTGTAGGGCCGGGCTGAGCAAGCAGGGAGCCGTGGTATGGGGTCCATGGGCCACAGAGCATGTGGCTTTAGGGGCAGAGCCAGTGAGGTGCTTCTGAGCGGGATAAATATGGTAGGAGAGGTGTGGGGCACGTTGTGCCAGGTCAAGGGTGCAAATGAGGCCGTTTGGGGAGAAGCATTGCCATCCACTGCCCGCACCCCTGCGGGAACCTGGCTGGGGAAGGGAGCACCCGAGGTGCCCGTGCCCCCCTTGCatggcaggatcaggccctgtcccttctctgtgcctttcCCAGATGGGACACAGatgctttcctccctccctttcaCCGCTGAAGCCCACGGTCCAAACCAGCCGGCTGGGCTGGACCCACCGGGCTGCGCTGCTCCGGCTCCAAGGCTTCAAAAGCAGGGGGGAAACTGAGACCAAAGAGACccaaaggaataaagaaaactCCCCTGAAAGTGCTCTAGCAGCCCCGCTGGGACGTACACACCGtgcccagcaccccagggtgccgGGGACCCGCTGagcacctccctctccccaccccaccccacggCTGTCCTTCCTCGTGCCTTCTGCTAAGCGCTCGCCTGCGGGAGCTGTGCAGCCTCCCGCAGCCCTATAACCAAAGCTGTATGGCCAGCCGAGTACCAAGCACAATAAATGCCTTTTATaagccagcccctgcctgctgcctctgcgCCCACCCAGCCCCGTGGCCCTGGGAGGGAGAACGGGTTCACGGGGTGCCCCGAATCGCCCgccggggcagggaggggaaggcagggatGCCGAgcagctgaaaagcagctgtGCCAGAGCCCGAGGCCTCTGCGCAGGCTCTGCAGCCCCGGATTTGGGTTCTTTTATGGCGGCTGGAACAGGGAGCACAGCctgggagcagcccccggccgccGGCTTTTGATGCTAACGAGCAGCCGCAGATTTTTCCCAttacagacaataaaaaaaaaaaaacacagcaccactCCAACCCCAGCGCTGGGAGGACAAGGGCTCGGCGGGGAGTTTCGGTTTCGTTTCATAGGACTCAACTTCTCCAGTCGGGCCCTCTCCACGTCCCCGAGGTGGCCAAGGGCTGGAGGCCACCAAACGGTGCCAGGCTGGGCTGCCACCacccctctctgctctcctccaggCCCGTGGCAGCGTGCCACTGCTGTCCCTCGTGTTTATGAAggcaaattctgcttttttcagccagcccagctccctgacCCACCTCGCAGGGGCTCAGGCAGGTGGCACCTAGAGGGGatggtggccctggggacgcGTGGGGACACAGCCAGACCCCAGCACCCACGGCTGTGCCGAGGCTGCGTGCGAGGCCAGGAGCTCACAGAGGCAAGAAACCACCACGAAGAGCTCAGCGCGCCCCCAGGGCACCCCGGTTATGccaaaggagggaaaagaaaacaaacaaaggagaACGAAGCCACCTCCTGTCATCTCTCTCCTCCGTCCCTGCCAAGACAGCTccggggagctgcaggctgcgtAAACACGCGcagaaaccctgctccaccccTGGCCTGGAGCTGCGGAAGATTTCAGGGATTACCAAGGCCTTCCTCAAAGCCCCGGGAGCCCGGAGGCTGCTCCAGGGATGCACATCTCCTGGCcatgctgtccctgtccccacgtccccTCAGTTGTGCTGCAGCTGTTCTGAGGAGCAAGCCTCTTGCTCTGCTTTGGGTATTCCTAAGACAGAGGGGCACTGAGATCTGGTCCTGCTGAGCCCCCCAAAACCTAACCACGAAGCCTCAGCTCCGTGTAACCCCAGCCAACACAGCAGGGACAGCCCTGGTGGCCCTCCTGGCCACgtgtccccagctctgccctccccTCACCCTTGGGAGGGACCCGGAGACCCAGCAGACAGCGAGCACAGTGAGGAGGTACACGATTTattctccttccccagctcgGCACGGCTGAGGGGGGCATCAGACTGCTCCAGGGGCTCGCTCCCAGCTTGGGGGGACACACATCTCCCTTGGGGGTGCCCATGGAGCAGGACAGAGGGGTAGAGGAGGGGGAAACAGCCTGAGGAGAGCACGCCGGGCGATGGGAGCCCCAAACAAGAAGCTCTGCGACCTTCCAGCCCCAAAGGGAGCAGAAAGGGGTTTCAGCCTTCACAAAACTGGGGAAAAGAGGCTCAGAGCTGGACGGGAGAAGCTTTGGAGGGGTGGTGGGGACCTTCTGCAGAGGGCACTGAGGTGGGGGCGGCTCCTCGTGGTCACTCTGTGCCCCgagatggggaggaggaggtgtgggTTCGGCTCAGAAGTGACCCCTAAGGGGCTTTGGAGATGCCCGAAGGGTTCAGCTTGGATCATcaacccctctgctcccccGTCAGGCTGGGAAGTGCCCCACGTGCCCTGGCTGTCTCATCGCCTCCGCACGGACCTAGAGCTAAAAAGCAGTGCTGTCACTGCTGgggagggacgggggggggcccagctcctcccagcccaggaGGAGAGGCACGGGGAGACgaggaggggacgggagggacAGAGGGGGGGCTTCTCCGGGGGGGAGGTCAGGGCTtgggggggctgagctgggcacCGTTGGCCGTGGGATCACAGAGGGCGTTTTTTCGGCAGGCCAGCAGCGAGGGGTTGTTGAGCAGGGTGTAAGCCAGCCACCAGCGCGCCCGGCTCTGCCTCAGCCGACCTCCTCCCGACGGCGCCTTCGTGCTCTGCATCAGCTGGATGCCTGGAAGGAGACAGCGGGTTGGGGAGGGGGCCCccaggcagggatggggctgtgcggggggcagcaggggaccCACCTTCCTCCACATCCCCCGCTTGGGGCTGCGGGGTGCCCCGTGGCCGGGgcggctggaggagcagcaggcagaaggcTCGCATCAGCGGGTGCGACTGGCTCACCTCCGTTTTCAGGTAGTGGCAGTACGCGTGGTAACCTGGGGGACACAGCCCAAAGGAAAGAGGGGTCAGGGGCCAGCACTGCCTGGCAGCATGTCCCCAGCACATCTCTGGGCACGAGGACACGAAGCCACCCCGGGTACCCGTGGCTCCGGGTGATGGGGGAGCCCCCGCTGCGCTCCCTGGGGGTGGGAGAAGGGTCCCCGTGGTGCCGGACCTGGGTCGAAGGTCTCCACGCCGCGGTTGAGCAGGCTGATGTCCAGCTGGCAGAAGTGCACGGCGTTGTAGAGCGCGGAGATGAGCATCCTCCAGACCCCCGCCAGGACCCCCACCAGGACGTTGATGGGGAAGAGCAGGAAGGTGACGATGTAGAGAGCTCGCCTgcgggtggaggaggaggaaaataaaggagCAGAATGCCCCGGGACGGGAAACACGGCCCTTCCCTAAGGGGGGAACCTGCCAAAATAAGCCTCCcagccttccctccctccctggcaGGCCCTGTCCCCGTTGGAGATGTCTCCATCCCGTGGAGAGGTGTGAAcgccctcctgctgccaggctgTTGAGGTTGGCCTCCAGCACACGCAAGGTCTCTGCTCCCCCTCGGAGGCTTCAGCAGGGGTCACAGCACGAGGCTGGGGGCTCGGGGCGGGGGGCACAGCTCCCGTGGGGGGGGAACAGGGCCCAGACCCCATCAGGGCAGCAAGCTGGCCACGGCCCCTAGCCATAGCCTCCAAAGAACCCATTCTGTGCGCACAAAGCTGCTTCAAGACCCTGGAGGAGCCCTGCAGAGGTTGAACCAACCCCACAAGGGGTGCGTGCAAACCCAAAAGCAGCTGCCCTGGGCCCCGGGAGACCCCAGACCCCCCTACCTGTTGGTCAGCTCTTTGCGCAGGGGATGgtgctgcaggaactgggagtGAGCCGCCAGGTTCTGCGCCAGGACGGCACCCACCAGGGTCAGCCAGAAgggcctggccaggagagaacGGGGAGCTTGGGGGCTGGAAACAAGGCTCCCAACCCCTCCAGCCGAGCAGGAGGAGCCCGAGGGGCAGCAAAATAAAAGGTAAGCCTTTATCCAAGCACCACAAAACTCCTtgtggcaccccggggtgctcaCCACATGTTCTGCACCAGCCTGAAGAGGTGCGTGCTGGTGCCCGACTGCAGCGGGATGACGACGAGGAAGGTGAAGGCAGCCGAGCAGATGAAGAAAATCACTTGCTGGATGAGGAGCCCTGGGAGGGAGACGCGGGGAAAGAAGGCGTCacgggggagggaggagggagaagtgcTCCTTGTTCCTGCTTCCAGCCCCGTTTCAGAGCACGCCTGTCGTTTTAATCCCATAATGAGCAGGCTCCTCGCCTGCCTCCCCCGCTCCCCGCACAATGCTCTGCGCGGGGTCTAATGATGGGTTCGGCCTTGCTCATCGCACCCTGCCTCACCCCCGCTGAGAGGAGCCGCCTCCGGGGCTGCCTCATCACTGAACCAGCCCCGAGCTGCGATTTCTAATCAGAGATCACGCCGGGAGCAGCGGCGGTGCCGAGCGGGAGAGGGGCTGCGCTGGGATTTCATGCCCTGGAAATTGGGTTCTGAGCTCAAGTCGTGTTCGTGGTGCTGCCATAGGATGTGGGCAGCCCAGCCAGGGATTCTCCTGGGGGATTTCGGGGTGTGCCCAAACCCCAGAGAGGTTTTGGGGTGTGCCCAAACCACGCTGGGTGCAGATGGATGGGGTTTCTGCCCCATTTCACACCCCGTGCCCACCCCTATATCAGATGTTGGGATGCGGTGCCTGGGACTGGAGGAGACAGACAGCCCCTCGCGCGAGATGCCGTGACAGCTTCGCGGATCAAAATATTTGGGCGTGAGCCAGGACggctctccctccctccccccgcTCCTTGAGCCCCCCCCTGTTTCTCCCCACCATTTGGTGCTCAGCCTGGCCCTCCCAGCCGAAGGACAGATTGCGTTGGGGGAACCACCAACAAAAGCCCTGGAGCTTTGCAAaatgggacaaaaaaaaaaaaagaaaaaagaaaaaaaaagggggggggttggggcgGCTTAAACACGGGGTAACCTGTAGGAAATGgggctccaccacctcctcctgccccacagcccccccgaAACATTTACCCAGGCAGGCAAAAGCCGTCTGGAAGCTGGCGAAGCTCATCCAGCAGACGATGGCTTGTCGGGAAGGGCGGAGGATGTGGGCTTTGTAGAAGACATCGAGCACGGCCCCTTGGTACAGCGCCTTCAGGTTGCTCCTGgagggcagagagcagcagggctgggcggtggggatgaggatgaggaCGCAAAGAGGGCGATTTGGGGAGCGCGGCGCCCTACCTGTGCATCACCAGCGTCCTCAGCAGCATGGCCATggtcagcaggcagcacagcaccagcgaGCACACGTAGCACACTGCGgggaggcggccggggggcCGGTGTTACCCCAAAAGGGGTCTCAGGCACCACCCAGGGGGCATCAGGTGGGGTCAGGTTATGGTGCTGCGTCCCCCGAGCAGGGcaccgtgcctcagtttccctcctCAGCCTCTTGGCAATACAAGGATACCCTTGGAGGGCAAGGGTGTCTGAGCCTGGCAGGATGCTCAGAAGCTGGGGAGCAAGGGGAAAGCAAGATGGGAGCAGGGGATGTGCCAGGAGAGACGGGGAGGTCAGGAAAGcagaggtggggaggaggagaggggctcGGTGACTCCAGAAAGCCACAAAAAAGCCCTGGCAGAggccccctgccagccccctgccccctgcccagggCTTTCAATTATCGGGTGCCCGCTCGGCAGCGGGGGGACGAGGGGCCATCTGCTCGATTCCAGCACATATCAAAGCCTGCCCGAGGAGCAGCATCTGCAGCGCGGTGGTtttggcaggcagcagctgctcgggGAGCCCTGGCACGGCACCAGGTCCGTGCACCCGCCTTCCACGTCTgcacagcccaggctggggcaggggcagctggGCTGCGCCCCCTCCTCCATGGTCCCCGTGCTCCTTCAACACAATAACCTGCTCCATCACCACCTGCTTCCACGGGCAGCTTGGGCTAGAGACCCCCTAAACTCAGAAGCCCTCCCCAGACCCCCCGTGGACGTGGCCACGCACCTTCCAGCGACCACAGGTAGTGCTTGACGGTGCTGAGCTCCTTCTCCATGTCCCCTGGCATGCCCGGGTTCTCCGAGGGCACCAGCCCGAACTggaccagcagcaccaccacgtCCTTCGTCATCCCTGCCCGCACGATCTGGATGGTGGGGACGAAGGccaccaggagcagcagggccaCCTGCGGGGCAGCGGTGCCACGTGAGCCACCGGGTTAGCCTAAAAGCCTCACGGCGGGCTGAGCCCTGCAAGCACACGGCCGGGTAGCGAGGCTCAGCTCGAGTAATACCTCGAGGCACGCTAATACCAGCCCCAAAGCCACGGTGCCCCGAGGGAGCGTGGCAATGTGTCCCTTGCCCCATGAGGACATGGCCACGGGGCGCCGCGTGCCGCTGGGCCACCCCGGTCACCTGGTAGACAGCGACGACGGAGGTGGTTAGGGACAGGACGAGCTTCAGCGGGAGCTGGAAACCTGCGAGGCAGAAGCAGAGGGGTAAATGGGGgccacccagcccagcccaagCCCCCCCTTTGGGTGGGGATTTCCCCCGGGCTGCCCCACGTGCCTGCAGGGCGTTAGAGGATGGGGTTCCTTCCCATGGCTCTTCCTACAGGCCCATAAAACCTCGTGCCCCTGCAGCAAGGAGCCCCAGGCTCCCCGCTCCGTCCCTGCCCAGCCCACCCGTGCCCCCTGGGGgtccccagctcctcctccccaccccgaGCCTGCAACAGTTTGTGCGAGCCGAGGCGCCGGGCGGCAGCTGCTGCGGCACAGATGCTTTGGGGACGGAGCCAAGGAAGGCATTTGCTGTCCCCCGGGGGAGGCAGACTGTTTGCAGAGCGGCTGCTACAGCAAAGAGCGCATCCCACCTTCCTCGGGAGTGTAGATGTAGGAGCACAGATACGCCCGGACCCGGTGCAGGAGGCTCTCTTCTAGcttgctggggctggaggaggaaggagaaggtgaCAAACGCGGCTTGGGTGGCCCCAgactgcaggcagggctgcgcTCTGGTcgtgcagagctgcaggagcatgGTGTATGtggtttctcttttctttttttgaacaGGGTCAGGAGGCTGTGCCATCCCCAGGCTCCCGGCGAGAAGCTGCTGCCCTTACCTCTCCTTCCTCGGCCGCTTGGCCAGGACAGCCCGTAGGTACTTCTTGTAGTAGCCTCGCCCTGAAACCTgaaggaaagcagctgtaaaagcTGCCCAGTTCCCACCGGGTAGCCCAAAATGAGCTCCCGGGGTTATTTCAGTCCACGCTGGGGCCGGCGGCTCAGTTCTGAaggttttctcctctccttcacCCAACAAAGCCCGAGGTTTCCAAAAGGGCTGGGGATTATTGCTGCCTGCCAGGGAAACAAGGCGACCCCAGTCCGGCCTGAATGGGACGCATTGATGCCGTAAGCCTCTTGTACTAAGGAGTTTACTCCAAAGATGGATTTTCCCCTCTTCAAATCCAACAAGATAAACAGAGCCGCAACCCCTGTGTGCCCCGCTGCCGTCAGAGGGCCGCCAGGCTGCTGGGAGccaaactgggagcactgggagcacccCGATGCTCAGAGCCAGGCTGCGGGGCAGGAGAGCCACGAAGCAGCCCTGAAACCACACGGGGTCATCGAGGGGTTCCCCCGGGCTCCCACCACCCCCGGTCACCCCATGCATCTTCGTTACCTCCTTATCCAAGGTCTCCTCGTGCCCCGTGAAGCTCCTGATCAGCAGGGCTGGGTACCAGAGGCTTAAGACCACGAGGCAGAGGATGATGGGGACGTAGGAGAGCGTGGAGTAGTACCTGTATATCTGGGGACACGCGGCGCTGTCACACACCGGCCCGGGGACACCTCAGTGCCACCTCTCTGGGGCGCCAGGACGGCCACCTCGGGtcccagcagcctgccccaTGGCGGGGCGCATACCTTGGGCGACTGGGGACAGTCCACCTTCTGCCAGATGTGCACCACGCAGTGGCACCAGGACAGCAGGCAGCCCACGAGGTAGCCGGCCCTGTGCCCCACCGTGGCGCAGGCAGCCAAGGGGCAGTAGAAGGCGGGGTAGTAGAGCAAAGCCAGGATCTTCCAGTACTCTGTAGAGCCGAGGGAACAAAGGCGACGCGTGCTCTCAGTAGGGACCAGAGTGAACAGCCCGCCCGGGGGCTCCCCCGCGGCGCTGGCCTTACCCCGGCTGTGCTGGGACGAGTTGGGGACGAGCGGCAGAGGGTCACGGTCCAGCACCAGGATGCACAGGGAGGAGAAGAGGATGCCAAACACCGCGGCCACCAGCCCGCGGTTGCCCTCCTCCTCCAGAA from Anas platyrhynchos isolate ZD024472 breed Pekin duck chromosome 11, IASCAAS_PekinDuck_T2T, whole genome shotgun sequence includes these protein-coding regions:
- the ISLR gene encoding immunoglobulin superfamily containing leucine-rich repeat protein isoform X2 codes for the protein MEKTVEAGGGRMRPLLCCLGIAALLGRSLACPSACSCSAKKNGRLLAECAYKELLEVPRGLSPNVSILTLSANRIGWLRRGAFAEVPEVQSLWLGYNQIGAVEPGAFALLAQLKNLDLSHNKITDFPWQDLRNLSGLQILKMNNNRLAGLPRDAFHALKDLRSLWLNDNQLTTLAEGTFDKLPSLSQLQIFNNPFNCSCKVFWLKRWTESTSVSITKGGATLCVAPGRLKGRAVTDIPEHHCVAPSVQLTYLSNLDNSVTYDGLTLTLHCSVAGSPPPEIRWKIQTSSRGVEINGPTVARDGNAKQSQERFLVFKNGTMAIPRFSKEDEGIYTCLAVNDVGTREVSVNVALAGSENPAEDLLQDDPQASQLGGQSCYKGDEMDPSGAGEKLVIVYHMPRESKSKAGGAVPHVQLGTLLLALGIALSW
- the ISLR gene encoding immunoglobulin superfamily containing leucine-rich repeat protein isoform X1 → MRPLLCCLGIAALLGRSLACPSACSCSAKKNGRLLAECAYKELLEVPRGLSPNVSILTLSANRIGWLRRGAFAEVPEVQSLWLGYNQIGAVEPGAFALLAQLKNLDLSHNKITDFPWQDLRNLSGLQILKMNNNRLAGLPRDAFHALKDLRSLWLNDNQLTTLAEGTFDKLPSLSQLQIFNNPFNCSCKVFWLKRWTESTSVSITKGGATLCVAPGRLKGRAVTDIPEHHCVAPSVQLTYLSNLDNSVTYDGLTLTLHCSVAGSPPPEIRWKIQTSSRGVEINGPTVARDGNAKQSQERFLVFKNGTMAIPRFSKEDEGIYTCLAVNDVGTREVSVNVALAGSENPAEDLLQDDPQASQLGGQSCYKGDEMDPSGAGEKLVIVYHMPRESKSKAGGAVPHVQLGTLLLALGIALSW
- the STRA6 gene encoding receptor for retinol uptake STRA6 isoform X1, producing MAANGSGGAHGSPLDDGFGDDLVSDWYIYETAEPAVPQDNAFPSAIPDCDPTISPRLYHACMAPVSLAVLLGLSLLVKRRRLRRGCWNGVPGLLSPANFLEEEGNRGLVAAVFGILFSSLCILVLDRDPLPLVPNSSQHSREYWKILALLYYPAFYCPLAACATVGHRAGYLVGCLLSWCHCVVHIWQKVDCPQSPKIYRYYSTLSYVPIILCLVVLSLWYPALLIRSFTGHEETLDKEVSGRGYYKKYLRAVLAKRPRKESPSKLEESLLHRVRAYLCSYIYTPEEGFQLPLKLVLSLTTSVVAVYQVALLLLVAFVPTIQIVRAGMTKDVVVLLVQFGLVPSENPGMPGDMEKELSTVKHYLWSLEVCYVCSLVLCCLLTMAMLLRTLVMHRSNLKALYQGAVLDVFYKAHILRPSRQAIVCWMSFASFQTAFACLGLLIQQVIFFICSAAFTFLVVIPLQSGTSTHLFRLVQNMWPFWLTLVGAVLAQNLAAHSQFLQHHPLRKELTNRRALYIVTFLLFPINVLVGVLAGVWRMLISALYNAVHFCQLDISLLNRGVETFDPGYHAYCHYLKTEVSQSHPLMRAFCLLLLQPPRPRGTPQPQAGDVEEGIQLMQSTKAPSGGGRLRQSRARWWLAYTLLNNPSLLACRKNALCDPTANALGPCGGDETARARGALPSLTGEQRG
- the STRA6 gene encoding receptor for retinol uptake STRA6 isoform X2, yielding MAANGSGGAHGSPLDDGFGDDLVSDWYIYETAEPAVPQDNAFPSAIPDCDPTISPRLYHACMAPVSLAVLLGLSLLVKRRRLRRGCWNGVPGLLSPANFLEEEGNRGLVAAVFGILFSSLCILVLDRDPLPLVPNSSQHSREYWKILALLYYPAFYCPLAACATVGHRAGYLVGCLLSWCHCVVHIWQKVDCPQSPKIYRYYSTLSYVPIILCLVVLSLWYPALLIRSFTGHEETLDKEVSGRGYYKKYLRAVLAKRPRKESPSKLEESLLHRVRAYLCSYIYTPEEGFQLPLKLVLSLTTSVVAVYQVALLLLVAFVPTIQIVRAGMTKDVVVLLVQFGLVPSENPGMPGDMEKELSTVKHYLWSLEVCYVCSLVLCCLLTMAMLLRTLVMHRSNLKALYQGAVLDVFYKAHILRPSRQAIVCWMSFASFQTAFACLGLLIQQVIFFICSAAFTFLVVIPLQSGTSTHLFRLVQNMWPFWLTLVGAVLAQNLAAHSQFLQHHPLRKELTNRRALYIVTFLLFPINVLVGVLAGVWRMLISALYNAVHFCQLDISLLNRGVETFDPGYHAYCHYLKTEVSQSHPLMRAFCLLLLQPPRPRGTPQPQAGDVEEGIQLMQSTKAPSGGGRLRQSRARWWLAYTLLNNPSLLACRKNALCDPTANGAQLSPPKP